One Methanolinea sp. DNA window includes the following coding sequences:
- a CDS encoding coenzyme F420-0:L-glutamate ligase yields the protein MRIEVEGIRGLPLIKKGDDLAALICEKYSFSDGDILCIASSVYSKAKGYTRSLKDIVPSARARRIAERTREDPRFIQAVLDASSEVLLEYPFVLSEVSCGHVGVRAGVDQSNIEDDMVILLPPDPMGAAREVRERIRELTGRDVGVIITDTCGRSFRRGQTGHAIGWSGMVAIRDFRGDTDLFGHVLKITEEAVVDEIAGFANYVMGESNNGVPAVVFRGCAPWQGHDNLYFNRDEDIIRALLVREISGQGNPS from the coding sequence ATGCGGATCGAAGTGGAGGGGATACGGGGGCTTCCCCTGATAAAGAAGGGAGACGACCTCGCGGCCCTCATCTGCGAGAAGTACTCGTTCTCGGACGGTGACATCCTCTGCATCGCGTCGTCGGTCTATTCCAAGGCGAAGGGTTACACCCGGTCTCTCAAGGACATCGTGCCCTCCGCGCGGGCGAGGCGAATTGCGGAGAGAACGCGCGAAGACCCCCGGTTCATCCAGGCAGTCCTCGACGCGTCGAGCGAGGTCCTCCTCGAGTACCCCTTCGTCCTCTCCGAGGTCTCCTGCGGCCACGTCGGCGTGCGCGCCGGCGTCGACCAGAGCAACATCGAGGACGACATGGTCATCCTCCTCCCCCCCGACCCGATGGGAGCGGCAAGGGAAGTGAGGGAGAGGATAAGGGAACTCACCGGCAGGGACGTCGGGGTTATCATCACGGACACCTGCGGGAGATCCTTCCGCCGGGGCCAGACGGGCCACGCCATCGGGTGGAGCGGGATGGTGGCAATCCGCGACTTCCGCGGGGACACGGACCTCTTCGGCCACGTCCTGAAGATCACCGAGGAGGCAGTCGTGGACGAGATCGCGGGGTTTGCAAACTACGTGATGGGGGAGAGCAACAACGGTGTTCCCGCGGTGGTATTCCGCGGGTGCGCGCCGTGGCAGGGTCACGACAACCTCTACTTCAACAGGGACGAGGATATCATCCGGGCCCTCCTCGTGCGCGAAATATCCGGGCAGGGCAACCCCTCCTGA
- a CDS encoding uracil-DNA glycosylase, with protein MDRDADSTVSPGVLMDILAGEIAGCTRCALSLSRTRTVPGEGPVPCTYLFVGEAPGRTEDETGRPFAGRAGKVLSGMLAISGLSREEVFVTSVVKCRPPRNRVPKKGEIASCLPYLREEVHILSPAVVVPMGRIATQAVFSLFGIPFSSFREARRRRHAVHPRDAGGAIAVFPVFHPAVVTHNPAMARELECDFRALARLVQECGGR; from the coding sequence ATGGACAGGGATGCGGATTCCACGGTGTCGCCCGGCGTCCTGATGGATATCCTCGCGGGAGAGATCGCCGGGTGCACGCGCTGCGCCCTCTCGCTCTCGAGGACCCGGACAGTCCCGGGGGAAGGGCCGGTCCCCTGCACCTACCTCTTCGTCGGGGAGGCACCGGGGAGGACGGAAGACGAGACGGGGAGGCCGTTTGCGGGGAGGGCGGGAAAGGTACTCTCGGGAATGCTCGCGATCTCCGGTCTCTCGAGGGAGGAAGTATTCGTCACGAGCGTCGTGAAGTGCCGCCCGCCACGCAACAGGGTGCCGAAGAAGGGAGAGATTGCGTCGTGCCTCCCGTACTTAAGAGAGGAGGTGCATATCCTCTCCCCCGCGGTCGTGGTCCCGATGGGAAGGATCGCAACGCAGGCCGTCTTTTCGCTTTTCGGCATCCCGTTCTCCTCCTTCCGCGAGGCAAGGAGGAGGAGGCACGCCGTGCACCCGCGGGACGCGGGGGGTGCGATCGCCGTGTTCCCGGTTTTCCACCCCGCGGTGGTCACCCACAACCCGGCGATGGCGCGGGAACTCGAGTGCGATTTCCGGGCGCTGGCCCGCCTCGTCCAGGAGTGCGGCGGCCGCTGA
- a CDS encoding DUF5814 domain-containing protein has product MIAEKARFRHARRLERVAGFRIPDQAFHAATLEAVSSRINFDRLGHTLRENLVSFVHSFLDCRCRDAPLCGCPERKFTREILELRENGLDHRQISQYLLEEYGIDIYPADILSFLEDSVHVLEAVEDIARIENRPALALAASEHIRKIER; this is encoded by the coding sequence GTGATAGCCGAGAAGGCCCGTTTTCGCCACGCGCGGCGGCTCGAGAGGGTCGCGGGATTCCGCATTCCCGACCAGGCATTCCACGCGGCAACACTCGAGGCGGTCTCGTCCCGCATCAACTTCGACAGGCTCGGCCATACCCTCCGCGAGAACCTCGTCTCGTTCGTCCACTCCTTCCTCGACTGCAGGTGCAGGGACGCTCCCCTCTGCGGGTGCCCGGAGAGGAAATTCACCCGCGAGATACTCGAACTTCGGGAAAACGGCCTCGACCACCGCCAGATCAGCCAGTATCTCCTCGAGGAATACGGGATCGACATCTACCCGGCCGACATCCTCTCCTTCCTCGAGGACTCGGTCCACGTCCTCGAGGCGGTGGAGGACATCGCGCGGATCGAGAACCGCCCCGCCCTCGCCCTCGCCGCGTCGGAGCACATCAGGAAGATAGAGCGGTGA
- a CDS encoding DUF2150 family protein, which translates to MAMAKKREKAEKKGVAKEEPLKLFYIFYNKDRWDNWIKTLRESRFEPEPGSEEMPEGYTVLYNFAMDITLSVLKIIKLYQNGRYTKEEALEKLGEVEAIVMGDAPSDDLEDYIESLQLSLLVLFAGCRKFLAGEYQKDIKGLVNEGRKVIDTDMEKALDIAADIAANVIAGASCCGKYIKEDLEQPTLFDEWLIEIESMAEAVASLKDFDEEAGEV; encoded by the coding sequence ATGGCAATGGCAAAAAAGAGAGAAAAGGCGGAGAAGAAGGGAGTGGCAAAGGAAGAACCGCTCAAACTCTTCTACATATTCTACAACAAGGACCGGTGGGACAACTGGATAAAGACCCTCCGGGAGTCGAGGTTCGAGCCGGAACCCGGGAGCGAGGAGATGCCCGAGGGGTATACCGTCCTCTATAACTTTGCAATGGACATCACGCTCTCCGTCTTGAAGATCATCAAGCTGTACCAGAACGGGCGATACACGAAGGAGGAGGCCCTCGAGAAGCTCGGCGAGGTGGAGGCAATCGTGATGGGGGACGCGCCGAGTGACGACCTCGAGGACTACATCGAGTCCCTGCAGCTCTCCCTCCTCGTGCTCTTCGCGGGGTGCAGGAAATTCCTCGCGGGCGAATACCAGAAAGACATCAAGGGACTCGTGAACGAGGGGAGGAAGGTAATCGACACGGACATGGAAAAAGCGCTCGATATCGCGGCCGACATCGCCGCGAACGTCATCGCCGGGGCATCCTGCTGCGGCAAGTACATCAAGGAAGACCTCGAGCAACCCACCCTTTTTGACGAGTGGCTGATAGAGATCGAGAGCATGGCAGAAGCCGTCGCTTCGCTCAAGGACTTCGACGAAGAGGCAGGAGAGGTGTGA